The following coding sequences lie in one Cyanobacterium stanieri LEGE 03274 genomic window:
- a CDS encoding HAD family hydrolase, whose product MSLTIKYEELEAIIFDLGGVIIEVDMGYPYRYFAEHSSGDKDILIQDLRAIALSYEIGKIGDQEFIEKVRESTKIDKTDEEIKIIWNGMLGQVPSELGELLYKIKQEKKTFILSNTNPIHIAEVEKRFQESITQYSLNNLFDEIYYSHNIGLHKPDQNIYNYVIEKNNLNPHRTLFIDDNIHNVNSAKALGIQTIHMNPPMNLPAIMETMDNGQLFYIS is encoded by the coding sequence ATGTCATTGACGATAAAATACGAGGAATTAGAGGCAATTATTTTTGATTTGGGGGGAGTAATTATCGAGGTTGATATGGGTTATCCTTATCGCTATTTTGCAGAACATAGTTCGGGTGATAAAGATATTTTAATTCAAGATTTAAGGGCGATCGCCCTTAGTTATGAAATAGGAAAAATAGGAGATCAAGAATTTATTGAAAAAGTACGGGAAAGCACTAAAATAGATAAAACAGACGAAGAAATTAAAATAATTTGGAATGGAATGTTAGGACAAGTTCCTTCAGAATTGGGAGAATTATTATATAAAATTAAACAAGAGAAAAAAACCTTTATTTTAAGTAATACAAATCCAATTCATATCGCAGAAGTAGAAAAAAGATTTCAAGAATCTATTACTCAATATTCCCTCAATAACTTATTTGATGAAATATATTATTCCCATAATATAGGGTTACATAAACCAGATCAAAATATCTATAACTACGTCATCGAAAAAAATAATTTGAACCCTCACCGTACCCTATTTATTGATGATAATATCCATAACGTCAATAGCGCCAAAGCATTAGGCATCCAAACCATTCATATGAATCCCCCCATGAATTTACCCGCAATCATGGAAACAATGGACAATGGACAATTATTTTATATCTCTTAG